From Mucilaginibacter rubeus, a single genomic window includes:
- a CDS encoding endonuclease/exonuclease/phosphatase family protein → MKKILPLVFMAMLSVSVSYGQRQLTVATYNLRNDNATNDDSVRGNGWKQRLPIITQLIRFHDWDIFGTQEGLVHQLNGLKQAMPQYNYTGIGRDDGKTEGEFSAIFYKKDKFKLLKHGDFWMAPVTDKPNKGWDAALPRICSWGYFQEIKTGFKFYYFNLHMDHIGVVARRESAKLVLKKVKEMGGNSPTILSGDFNVDQTSDSYAVINNSGVLRDSYELSPIKYATNGTFNDFDANDKTTGRIDHIFVTKDFKVKRYGILTDTYRAKAKGSDKYEAKEPSDHFPVMIMVDHK, encoded by the coding sequence ATGAAAAAAATACTTCCCTTAGTGTTCATGGCTATGCTTTCTGTTTCGGTAAGTTATGGTCAGCGTCAGCTTACTGTGGCTACCTACAATTTGCGCAATGATAATGCCACAAACGATGATTCTGTACGTGGCAATGGTTGGAAACAGCGCCTGCCCATTATCACTCAGCTTATCCGTTTTCATGATTGGGACATCTTTGGTACCCAGGAGGGATTAGTGCACCAGCTTAACGGTTTAAAACAAGCTATGCCACAGTATAACTATACCGGTATTGGCCGCGATGATGGCAAAACAGAAGGTGAGTTTTCGGCTATATTTTATAAAAAGGACAAGTTTAAACTGCTCAAACATGGCGATTTCTGGATGGCCCCAGTTACGGATAAGCCAAACAAAGGCTGGGACGCGGCACTGCCGAGGATCTGTTCATGGGGATATTTTCAGGAAATAAAAACCGGCTTTAAATTTTACTACTTTAACCTGCACATGGATCATATTGGTGTGGTGGCCCGCCGCGAAAGTGCTAAGCTGGTATTGAAAAAAGTAAAGGAAATGGGCGGCAATTCGCCAACCATTTTATCGGGCGATTTTAATGTTGATCAAACATCTGATAGCTACGCGGTGATCAACAACTCGGGGGTATTGAGGGATAGCTACGAACTTTCGCCCATTAAATATGCCACTAACGGAACGTTTAATGATTTTGATGCTAACGACAAAACCACCGGCCGTATCGACCATATTTTTGTAACAAAAGATTTTAAAGTGAAACGGTACGGTATTTTAACAGATACCTACAGGGCAAAGGCAAAAGGGAGTGACAAATACGAGGCTAAAGAGCCAAGCGACCATTTTCCGGTAATGATAATGGTGGATCATAAATGA